A region from the Acidiferrobacter sp. SPIII_3 genome encodes:
- a CDS encoding TonB-dependent receptor has protein sequence MPSHYRPLPATPGRLSVLSSLVLCALAASQVTAAAHDTSSVNVGTVNAQSRKKAEALLKATSTKLTKRKILKSTQTERVIGRRQIAANGPLAGSAQALAMAPGVAVRGYGGISGSARYEIALRGVKVGWSSVNGDVERNGITVLFDGVPMNNLISHNGGWDSNEIPIMQLISGVNVIYGPGNPASRWFDSVGGTINFVPVQPTKQAGGSVGLTYGSDQTEGADLIANTGTHDNWSTVVAAGFVRDNTFRTGSFSAPSRSSALFAKTVKTFSDGSFSIGGYADDNTEFRPNFIPVSPIIAGPGGSAVTVDGTPNTPLYSQSTTGYYSSLPESVWFKQIVVRDRMLYSQIKLGLAPDLSVHDLVWYRHGHRVHWRVDNYNYNGAPPGTVNSEYYNPRSDTYGNRLVFDWTLPMNRVKFGGSWINQTYSTPYTGYNETYGTSPANPVQYNNDTLANTYLTGFVQDAITPIKALTITPGIAGVDFQTQFFNNGASYTPPGAANQTIAPSDSKVFTRMEPSLGARYMIAPRWSVYGNAAETYQNPGDNAFGAYSGSNAIDLATLKPVKSVDYELGTRLLIRRAGLLRHFVMNADIYRDTLSNETLTTYISTGGGFATTQFAQASATYKGLNVSAQDSPTWHWHVFGTASLTRAHFDSYVPGGSTTNYAGYPISYSPDVTASLGVNYRVAFGRYLVSPGLSDQYTGTQYLFSNVANAPTNNVQMASYNIVNTQVAIKAGTGIAGLSAVTLTVGVTNLFNKRYDPIQYITSGGYFGGNSAGAVLADPGAPRQYFVNLNARF, from the coding sequence GTCACCGCCGCCGCCCACGACACATCGTCTGTGAACGTCGGCACCGTGAATGCCCAAAGCCGCAAGAAGGCCGAGGCGCTCTTGAAGGCCACGAGCACCAAGCTCACCAAACGCAAGATCCTGAAGTCGACACAGACCGAGCGTGTCATAGGGCGCCGCCAGATCGCCGCCAATGGGCCGCTGGCGGGCTCCGCGCAGGCGTTGGCCATGGCCCCGGGGGTGGCGGTGCGCGGGTACGGCGGTATCAGTGGGTCGGCGCGCTATGAGATCGCGCTGCGCGGGGTCAAGGTCGGCTGGTCGAGCGTGAACGGCGATGTCGAACGCAATGGCATCACCGTGCTGTTCGACGGGGTGCCGATGAACAATCTGATCTCCCATAACGGCGGTTGGGATTCGAACGAAATCCCGATCATGCAGCTCATCTCCGGCGTCAATGTCATCTATGGGCCCGGTAATCCCGCAAGCCGCTGGTTTGACAGCGTCGGTGGCACGATCAACTTTGTCCCCGTTCAGCCCACGAAGCAGGCGGGGGGCAGCGTTGGGTTGACGTACGGCAGCGATCAGACCGAGGGCGCGGATCTCATTGCCAACACCGGCACGCACGATAATTGGTCGACGGTGGTGGCGGCGGGCTTTGTGCGCGACAACACCTTCCGCACGGGTTCCTTTTCGGCGCCCAGCCGTTCGTCGGCATTGTTTGCCAAGACCGTGAAGACCTTCAGCGACGGGTCGTTCAGTATCGGAGGCTATGCGGACGACAATACCGAGTTCCGGCCCAACTTCATTCCGGTCTCGCCCATAATTGCGGGGCCCGGCGGCAGCGCCGTCACAGTCGACGGCACGCCCAACACGCCGCTCTACAGCCAGTCGACCACCGGATACTACTCGTCCTTGCCCGAGTCGGTATGGTTCAAGCAGATCGTGGTGCGCGATCGCATGCTGTATTCGCAGATCAAGCTTGGCCTCGCGCCCGATCTGTCGGTGCACGACCTCGTATGGTATCGCCACGGGCATAGGGTCCATTGGCGTGTGGACAATTACAACTACAATGGCGCGCCGCCCGGGACTGTGAATTCGGAATATTACAACCCGCGGTCCGACACCTACGGGAACCGTCTGGTGTTCGACTGGACGCTCCCCATGAATCGCGTGAAGTTCGGGGGGTCGTGGATCAATCAGACGTATTCGACGCCTTATACAGGCTATAACGAGACCTATGGAACGAGTCCGGCGAATCCGGTCCAGTACAACAACGATACGCTCGCCAACACCTATCTGACGGGCTTTGTGCAGGACGCGATCACGCCGATCAAGGCCTTGACGATCACCCCCGGGATCGCGGGCGTCGATTTCCAGACGCAATTTTTCAACAACGGCGCGAGCTATACCCCGCCCGGGGCCGCCAACCAGACGATAGCGCCAAGCGACAGCAAGGTCTTTACGCGCATGGAACCGTCCCTGGGGGCGCGCTACATGATCGCCCCGCGTTGGTCGGTGTACGGCAATGCCGCCGAGACCTACCAGAACCCCGGCGACAACGCCTTCGGTGCCTACAGCGGCAGCAATGCCATTGATCTCGCGACGCTAAAGCCCGTCAAGAGCGTCGACTACGAGTTGGGGACGCGGCTTCTGATCCGGCGCGCGGGCCTGCTGCGTCATTTCGTGATGAATGCGGATATCTACCGCGACACGTTGAGCAACGAGACCCTGACCACCTATATATCGACTGGTGGGGGTTTCGCGACCACCCAGTTCGCCCAGGCGAGCGCCACTTATAAGGGTTTGAACGTGAGCGCGCAGGACAGTCCGACGTGGCATTGGCATGTGTTTGGAACCGCCTCGCTTACGCGCGCGCATTTCGACTCCTATGTGCCGGGCGGCAGCACCACGAACTACGCGGGCTATCCGATCTCCTATAGCCCCGACGTCACCGCCTCCCTGGGCGTCAATTACCGCGTGGCCTTCGGGCGCTATCTGGTATCGCCCGGGCTGTCCGATCAATACACCGGTACGCAGTACCTGTTCAGCAACGTGGCCAACGCCCCCACCAATAATGTGCAGATGGCGTCTTACAACATCGTCAATACGCAGGTGGCCATCAAGGCCGGGACCGGCATCGCCGGCCTGTCGGCGGTGACCCTGACGGTGGGCGTGACCAATCTCTTCAACAAGCGCTATGACCCCATCCAGTACATCACGAGCGGCGGCTATTTTGGCGGCAACAGCGCCGGGGCCGTGCTCGCCGATCCGGGGGCGCCACGGCAATACTTCGTCAATCTGAACGCGCGCTTCTGA
- a CDS encoding endonuclease/exonuclease/phosphatase family protein encodes MLKILTVNLNYVRDGYGPWPERCTRLRALLQAERPAIIALQAAHVDDTRNQLRELAGDLDYHHQLFLAADTTQPHQGSAILSEIPLSAPWSFALPRDDDDEDPSPRRVISASFAWQGEIWRLTNAHCSWVPTQNRHQVAALAQALEGFSGPQCLVGDFNAPPTAPGIAHLTASGWVDAHACVGQGTGATFPAEAPQDRIDYLFVHGCDRARLLATRTFPEQGPALSDHKAAMLIIAQPRETTETFR; translated from the coding sequence ATGCTAAAGATCCTCACCGTAAACCTGAACTATGTCCGGGATGGCTACGGTCCCTGGCCTGAGCGGTGCACGCGGCTGCGTGCCCTCCTCCAGGCAGAGCGGCCCGCCATCATCGCCCTGCAGGCGGCCCACGTCGACGACACACGTAACCAGCTACGGGAACTCGCCGGCGACCTCGACTATCATCATCAGCTGTTCCTGGCCGCCGACACGACACAACCCCATCAAGGCAGCGCGATCCTCTCGGAGATCCCCTTGAGCGCCCCCTGGTCCTTCGCCCTGCCGCGTGACGATGACGACGAGGACCCGAGTCCGCGACGCGTAATCAGCGCGAGCTTCGCCTGGCAGGGGGAGATCTGGCGATTGACGAATGCCCATTGCTCGTGGGTCCCCACGCAGAACCGACATCAGGTCGCGGCCCTGGCCCAAGCCCTCGAGGGCTTTTCAGGGCCGCAGTGTCTGGTGGGCGATTTCAATGCCCCGCCCACCGCCCCCGGCATCGCCCATCTGACCGCCAGCGGATGGGTGGATGCCCACGCCTGCGTGGGACAGGGAACGGGCGCGACCTTTCCGGCGGAGGCCCCGCAAGACCGTATCGATTACCTCTTCGTCCACGGGTGCGACCGCGCCCGGCTGCTCGCGACGCGCACATTTCCCGAACAAGGCCCCGCGCTTTCCGACCACAAGGCGGCCATGCTCATCATCGCCCAGCCCCGCGAAACGACCGAGACCTTTCGGTGA
- the rimP gene encoding ribosome maturation factor RimP, translating to MEKHIQTDRLRALVEPVVAHLGFEVVDIEFVSGQKTLRIYIDGPQGIDVDDCARVSRQVSALFDVEDPVPGQYTLEISSPGLDRPLARPSDFERFAGSQIKLKTALPVDGRRNFRGRLVGLVDGRVVLEADETRYDLAFDNIEKARLVPEL from the coding sequence ATGGAGAAACATATTCAGACGGATCGGCTGCGGGCCTTGGTGGAGCCCGTTGTGGCGCATCTCGGCTTCGAGGTCGTCGATATCGAATTCGTGAGCGGACAAAAGACCTTGCGCATTTATATTGATGGGCCGCAGGGGATCGATGTCGACGACTGCGCCCGGGTCAGTCGCCAGGTGAGCGCGCTATTCGATGTCGAGGATCCGGTCCCGGGGCAGTACACGCTCGAGATCTCGTCGCCCGGACTGGACCGGCCGTTGGCGCGGCCCAGCGACTTCGAGCGCTTCGCCGGGTCCCAGATCAAGCTGAAGACCGCGCTGCCCGTGGATGGGCGCCGGAACTTTCGCGGGCGCCTCGTGGGCCTGGTCGATGGGCGCGTGGTCCTGGAGGCGGACGAAACGCGTTATGATCTCGCGTTTGACAACATCGAGAAGGCGAGACTTGTGCCCGAACTCTGA
- the nusA gene encoding transcription termination factor NusA, whose translation MANEILMVVETVSREKNVDREIIFGALEAALATATRKRHKEDIDARVHIHRKTGEYDTFRRWLVVPDEQETLEFPGREMRLAQASERQADIQVGEYIEEPIEAADFGRIAAQAAKQVIVQKVREAEREQIVNQFKGRQGELVTGVVKRLERGDAIIDLGTAEALLPKSAMIPREGLRPGDRVRAYLEDVHSAPRGPQLFLSRTSPQLLVELFKLEVPEAGEGLIEIHGAARDPGLRAKIAVNSKDPRIDPIGACVGMRGSRVQSVSNELGGERVDIIQWSPDPAQFVINGLAPAEVLSIVVDEELHSMDVIVDESQLSQVIGRGGQNVRLASELTGWELNVMTEETASARGETEAANAVQMFVEQLRMEPATAELLVREGFMTLDEVAYVPKQEMMSVEGLSEAQVDELRDRARDILLTRAITLEEKIDMAEPADDLLGMVEMDEHTARLLASHGIKTMEELADQSVDDLAAIEGLDEERARILIMAARAPWFADQSQGA comes from the coding sequence ATGGCGAACGAAATTCTAATGGTGGTCGAGACGGTTTCACGCGAGAAGAATGTCGATCGCGAGATCATCTTTGGGGCGCTCGAGGCGGCGCTGGCGACGGCTACGCGCAAGCGCCACAAGGAAGACATAGACGCCCGTGTCCATATCCACAGAAAGACCGGGGAGTACGACACCTTCCGGCGTTGGCTGGTCGTGCCCGATGAGCAGGAGACGCTCGAGTTTCCGGGGCGCGAGATGCGCCTGGCACAGGCAAGCGAGCGCCAGGCCGATATTCAGGTGGGGGAGTACATCGAAGAGCCGATCGAGGCGGCCGATTTCGGCCGTATCGCCGCTCAAGCCGCCAAGCAGGTGATCGTGCAGAAGGTCCGCGAGGCCGAGCGCGAGCAGATCGTGAACCAGTTCAAGGGCCGCCAGGGCGAGCTCGTCACGGGCGTCGTGAAGCGCCTGGAGCGCGGGGACGCGATCATCGATCTCGGCACCGCCGAGGCCCTGCTGCCGAAGTCGGCGATGATCCCGCGCGAGGGGCTGCGTCCCGGAGACCGGGTGCGCGCCTATCTGGAAGACGTCCATTCGGCGCCGCGCGGGCCGCAATTGTTCCTGAGTCGCACGAGCCCGCAGCTGCTCGTCGAGCTCTTCAAGCTCGAAGTCCCCGAGGCCGGCGAGGGGCTGATCGAGATTCACGGCGCGGCCCGCGATCCGGGACTGCGTGCCAAGATTGCGGTGAATTCCAAGGACCCGCGTATCGACCCCATAGGGGCGTGCGTGGGCATGCGCGGCTCGCGCGTGCAGAGTGTATCGAACGAGTTGGGGGGTGAGCGGGTCGATATCATCCAATGGTCTCCGGACCCGGCGCAATTCGTCATCAACGGGCTCGCGCCGGCGGAGGTGCTTTCGATCGTGGTCGACGAGGAGCTGCACAGCATGGATGTCATCGTCGACGAGTCGCAGCTGTCGCAGGTGATCGGCCGCGGCGGCCAGAATGTGCGGCTGGCGTCCGAGTTGACCGGCTGGGAGCTCAATGTGATGACCGAGGAAACGGCCTCGGCGCGTGGCGAGACCGAGGCGGCCAATGCCGTGCAGATGTTCGTCGAGCAGCTGCGCATGGAGCCCGCGACCGCCGAGCTGCTCGTGCGCGAGGGGTTCATGACCTTGGACGAGGTCGCCTATGTCCCGAAGCAGGAGATGATGTCGGTCGAGGGCTTGAGCGAGGCGCAGGTCGATGAGTTGCGCGACCGGGCGCGTGACATACTGCTCACGCGCGCCATAACGCTCGAGGAAAAGATCGACATGGCGGAGCCCGCCGACGACCTCCTTGGCATGGTGGAGATGGACGAGCATACGGCGCGCCTGTTGGCGAGCCACGGAATAAAGACGATGGAGGAGCTCGCCGATCAGTCGGTCGATGATCTGGCGGCAATAGAGGGGTTGGATGAGGAGCGGGCCCGCATCCTCATTATGGCAGCGCGCGCGCCTTGGTTCGCGGACCAGAGCCAGGGGGCCTGA